Proteins from a genomic interval of Geoalkalibacter sp.:
- a CDS encoding TIR domain-containing protein: MTLEQVQEILTGNGYMVDEIKAIGYGQQIKFTNGASVNVYDSGKVVVGGKDQERVKTLLGLNPGGKPVTATQSGIVRGNNKVFVVYGHDEQARTQLEAMLRRWGMEPLILDQLPSEGQTIIEKLEAYTAEVQFAVVLATPDDKGHRAKHPDESAYRARQNVVLELGMLLSKLGRKRVAIVLKQQENMERPSDIQGLIYIPFKEDLAKEAGLILAKEMCAQGYNIDVARI; the protein is encoded by the coding sequence ATGACTCTTGAACAAGTGCAAGAGATTCTCACCGGCAATGGCTACATGGTTGATGAAATTAAAGCGATTGGATACGGACAACAAATTAAATTCACAAACGGCGCGTCAGTAAATGTTTATGACTCTGGAAAGGTTGTCGTCGGCGGAAAAGACCAAGAGCGGGTAAAAACCCTGCTCGGATTAAACCCAGGAGGCAAACCTGTCACAGCGACGCAAAGTGGGATTGTCAGGGGTAACAATAAAGTCTTTGTTGTTTATGGGCACGATGAGCAAGCCAGGACTCAATTGGAGGCAATGCTTCGCCGTTGGGGGATGGAACCCCTTATTCTTGACCAACTTCCTTCGGAAGGCCAGACAATAATTGAAAAGCTTGAGGCATATACGGCTGAAGTCCAGTTTGCAGTTGTTCTCGCGACGCCAGATGATAAAGGGCATAGGGCAAAGCACCCAGATGAGTCTGCATATAGAGCGCGTCAGAATGTTGTGCTTGAGCTTGGCATGTTGTTGTCAAAGTTAGGCAGAAAAAGGGTCGCAATTGTATTGAAACAGCAAGAGAACATGGAGAGGCCATCTGATATTCAAGGCCTCATATACATACCGTTCAAAGAAGATCTTGCGAAAGAAGCTGGTCTTATCTTGGCGAAAGAAATGTGTGCTCAAGGTTACAACATCGATGTTGCAAGAATATAA